The Salmo salar chromosome ssa06, Ssal_v3.1, whole genome shotgun sequence genome window below encodes:
- the ccdc25 gene encoding coiled-coil domain-containing protein 25, whose amino-acid sequence MVFYFTSAVVTPPYTIYMGKDKYENEDLIKYGWPEDIWFHVDKLSSAHVYLRMPKGLTIEDIPKEVLIDCAQLVKNNSIQGCKMNNINVVYTPWANLKKTGDMDVGQIGFHRHKEVKVVAVEKKVNEIVNRVEKTKDERYPDLAAEKESRDREERNEKKAQIQDLKKKEKDDIKKKRELEELKSYSSLMTSDNMTTNEDGNDSDDFM is encoded by the exons ATGGTGTTTTACTTCACGAGTGCCG TTGTTACACCTCCCTACACTATCTACATGGGGAAAGACAAATATGAAA ATGAAGATCTCATCAAATATGGATGGCCTGAAGACATTTG GTTTCATGTGGATAAACTCTCTTCTGCCCATGTGTACCTGCGAATGCCTAAGGGACTGACAATAGAGGATATTCCCAAGGAAGTCTTGATTGACTGTGCACAGCTTGTGAAAAACAACAGCATCCAAG GTTGTAAAATGAACAACATCAATGTTGTCTACACACCATGGGCTAACCTAAAGAAAACAGGAGACATGGATGTAGGCCAAATAGGTTTCCATCGACACAAGGAG GTGAAGGTTGTGGCAGTAGAGAAAAAGGTCAATGAGATAGTGAACAGGGTGGAGAAAACAAAGGACGAGCGATACCCTGATCTAGCAGCAGAGAAAGAgtcgagagacagggaggagagaaacGAGAAGAAGGCCCAGATACAAGatctgaaaaagaaagagaaagatgacATAAAAAAGAAAAGAGAGCTGGAGGAGCTCAA AAGTTATTCTTCGCTGATGACGAGTGACAATATGACAACAAATGAG GACGGAAATGATTCAGATGACTTCATGTAA